Proteins from one Ahaetulla prasina isolate Xishuangbanna chromosome 2, ASM2864084v1, whole genome shotgun sequence genomic window:
- the LOC131189910 gene encoding uncharacterized protein LOC131189910: MTSLGDSAALLSCSVRAGEPEFSFPPPSPAALASDSPRSALPPLVLLFFFSSSPLPEPDLLRRSERERERERKKRVAQQREEGQFLPSPSASRFPSICLRASLEARLGEPAGNAREPLPPALRSGVNGREERGGCVTCTQDPHGHMIKIQNLATGMYDCCSVLESCDHLLQPHLEYCIQFWSPHYKKDVETLGKVRRRVTKMIKSLKTKTYEEWLEELCMANLEKRRTGCHDSSIPIFEGLPQGREGSTYFPKHQKARQEMVDGVEKEERK; this comes from the exons ATGACATCTTTGGGGGACAGCGCTGCTCTGCTCAGTTGCTCAGTCCGCGCGGGCGAGCCGGAATTTTCGTTTCCTCCTCCTTCGCCCGCTGCTCTCGCCTCCGATTCCCCCCGAAGCGCACTCCCGCCGCtcgtcctccttttttttttttcctcctcccccctccctgagCCCGATCTACTCCGTAGgagcgaaagagagagagagagagagaggaaaaagagagtagCTCAGCAAAGAGAAGAAGGGCAGTTTCTCCCCTCTCCTTCGGCCAGCCGATTCCCCAGCATTTGCCTTCGGGCCAGCTTGGAGGCAAGGCTGGGAGAACCTGCTGGGAATGCTCGGGAGCCGCTGCCGCCGGCGCTGAGAAGCGGGGTGAATGGAAGGGAGGAGCGAGGAGGGTGTGTCACCTGCACCCAA gatccccatggtcacatgatcaaaattcagaacttggcaactggcatgtatgactgctgcagtgtcctggagtcatgtgatcaccttttgcaaccacacctggaatactgcatccagttttggtcaccacattacaagaaagatgttgagactttgggaaaagtgcgaagaagagtaactaagatgattaaaagcctgaaaactaaaacatatgaagaatggttggaggAATTGTGCAtggccaatctagagaaaagaagaacggggtgtcatgatagtagtattccaatatttgaggggctgcctcaagGAAGagaagggtcaacttattttccaaagcaccagaaggcaagacaagaaatggtggatggagtggagaaggaggagaggaagtag